tttaggtttctaTAATTTCATAACACCTCAAAGTGATTTATGTAacttatcttaatattttttaattaaatatttagataaatCAATTGTATTTGTatcatgtatttataaaaactaaGAATCATGTGTATTTAACAACCATACCAAACCTCCaagataaatgaagaaaaatatattaaataaaagggACAATTAAGactaaatatttgtatttttgtctatcatttaatttttgctagaaagaaaaattttttattttagtttttaatcagCGTTCAcgacttattttttaatttatcaattaatgtatttttttaattcattgtgTTAAGTACATATGTCATCTTTTCACTCCccgattaataaattttttaatattaaaaaaaatacagaatattataaattaattttaatttgaccccCAACATACGTACACACTAAAGAGTAATGGTGCATTTGACTTCACTTGACTTGTTACTATAGTGGGGATTACTATTTAATGGTGCATTTGACTTGTTGCCATAGTGGGGCTTACTATTTAATAGTGGATATCTACTTGTGTTGTTGTTTGGTTTTGTTAGGCTtgttaatttcctttttatcactttattttaactaataggtacaacatttttttactttgaaattaaattaaatgaaattaaaacaatcagtattcacaatttaaaaaaaaaactactgttTATTGATCTCATGGTGTGAATTGCTGGCATTTTCAAGAGACAAGAAGGCCAAATCTTCGTTTTCGAAGATCAAATTATCGATgacaaaaaatcaatgaaaatgcACTGAAATTCACACTCATTGGTTAGCCAACGTTAGGATTTATCCttctaaaataaatgaaaagggaggaaacattattgtttttgtgattAATGTTATTTCGTCATACATGTACAAAATCTAACATTTAAATTGTGTTTAATTAGTGTTTCATgataaagataaatataaaaaaacaaaaatattttttattaaaaatataaagataaagatatatAATAAATCGATGTCTCTTGGAcaatttttaaatggttttttatcattttaaaacaaaaaatatagggAAAGATGTTCCTTTTATCTCAATTATCCAAATCTTTTTTATCTggagataataataaaatattatcttaaaaaaaatttaactagtaTATATTATAAACATTATTAGTACTTTTTAGTACTTGTTTAATATAGTAAGATAAAgtcattatcaattaaaaatacattaaaataattttttttttattttttatattagtatatatcaaaattatctaaaaaatattaatttaatatttttttaagataaaaagtactttaaataaaaactacaacAAACACTATATGATGATGGGATATGATTCCTTGTTGCTATGAATTAGTTATGATGAAAATCTTTCTTGGATTTAATTGCCGATCTCAATATTATGAATAGCtgggaaaaaatcaaaaattcattaaattcaattaattccaaatcaatttttataaatattctaaTCAAATTAGATAATTTACTCAGCCTTATTTACTAGTACAtgggtaattaaaaaaaaataagtatcgGTGTTGTGGTCATGATAAAAACACCAACGCAACGTGTTGACCCATTGGAGAAATTTTTCCACGTCACTTTCCCGAGAAAGTGACAGGGCTTTAACGTCATCCAATCATGTTTAAGAGTTTCTTCGATTAGACCAAAAGGCAGGATATCATACGCACACGTGGTTTACAGTCACTGAACGTATTTAACTCATATTCGCTGTCGTACACGTGCCCCACCCTTGAATATCTGACTTTTTTCGGTGCTGGATAGGATTGTGCGCGTCACGGGGTAGAAATATTACTGATTTAACACGTGTCTGAAGTTCCAGAACCAcgtgtttttttctgttttgaaagtcgcactcttttttttttttccttaacatgTTATCGAAAATCCAAgaatttaattgcataaataaatagatatatttttcacatgattaatAGAAATATAAGATAAGTTTTTCTATGAATATAATTGAGATAATTTGTCTATGATCTTGGAATGAGATTTATCTTGAATAacgtataaaatatattataattgataaattaaaaagaaaaaaaaagtctatgATTTTGGAATGAATTTTATCAcgattaacatataaaatatgttttaattaataaaaaaataaattttgctattttctaattttatgaaaagaaaaggaacctaaaacaaagaaaataaagacataaaggaagaataaagaaaaaaaaaagtagtatttTAAAGATTTGGGATGAGTAACAGGAAGGGGGGGGAAGgagaaagatttttttcttttaatttggagTTTTCTAGCTCAAACTTTTTAAGTTCAAAAAAGTGAAAACCGGTTTCGGACgaatttcaaattaatgtgctttctaaaaaatataacaattttcCTGTTTCCCATTAGatattgtaaaataaataaatatagcaatacttttatatatatttccatATTCAGAATCATGATGCaatgttgtttttataattaaatatatttcattaaaaaattaatctggtCCATGACTCATGTTAGTAATGAGGGATTGATTATAAATTCATGTGAGCTAgcctaattttttactttttaaaaaataaaataaaataattttaatttaaaaactattttattattatattaaatcttGAGATATTATATGCtatcaaaacacaaataaatttaCGTGACATTTCATTTTCTCACGTTTAATTAACCTATCATTTTCTCGAACTCATATTTACCTATCATTACTCTTCctacaaactatatatatatatatatatatatatatatatatatatatatatatatatatatatatatatatatatatgtttgtttgtgAATAATTCTCCATATATAAAAGACATAGGAGAACATGCAtgagattattaattttatgattttttaatatactctcattaattataaatatttataaaaaaagtctctcattctttctttttgagTATTTATTTCTCTTGGTTAGATTTGAGTTATGTTAAGAGattcaacatattaaattatatagttaTGAACTGTCatgtaatattataattaagaatatttaattttttggtcatttattattgtgttgtttaaattaaaatgactaTTGAGGATGTAACTTAAAcctaagattttattaaaaaactaaattaattatttgaaaatgtattagataaatcaaaattaaaacattacctagagttttttttaagtagatAGGAATATTGTATAATTTAATGGATTATAAGTCGGGGGGAAATGACACTTTGCATAATTTGATACTTTTGTTATTAGGggtttttaaagttatttttgtcttttaaatgaaaaaaaaaaacaacattctatctcaaaacaataatttctcattttcttaaaatagaagctaatatatttttaagtaaaatcactttttatattttaaaattaagcaaTAAAGCAAgtaatgttttaattaaaaacaagcaaatatttttaatcactcTGCTTTAAAATAGAGCaagtagaaattaaaaatcaggGGCCAAACAACTCTtcatgtgtttggtattatgataaaatgtgtttttacaaaaatattttttaattgaaaataaattaaaataatatattttatttatttatttattttgatatcaatacattaaaatcataaaaaatacatctaataaaatatcaatttgatactttttcaaataaaaaataatttaaaaaacaagttaaatcataaaaacaaaacactctcctccccctccttttttttttctttttaagtaaaaagcttctatttaaaaaagaaaacaaaaacacattattttttttaaaaaaaaattaatcttttcgCTAATATAACCAGGCTCAGTCAAAAAGTTTATAGGCCAAAACAtcaaccctataaaaaaaattcttactaCATacaattcttaatatttttagaaaaaaatgattcacTTAAAATGATGATGtaggataataattttaaaatccggCCTGGCCTAGCGGATCGATCCGGGTCTAGAACGGGccgagttgaaaaaaaaatagagaaaagaaaaacctgaTATGACTTGGCTAACCTGACGGGTTGACCCAACAAGACCCGATTAAAAACTCGATTACAAcccgttgatttttattttttttactaaaacgatgtcgttttgatttttttataaaaaaaattaactcgggCAATCCGATCAAAACTCAGGCCGGCTCTAAAAACTACTGGTAGGATTCACTTAAgatggttttatattaaaaataagagtTAATATAAATTGTATCGAAGCAATAAAATCCATCATGAGACATGTTCGTTCGTTTTCTTTCCCATCCATAAACCTCTATCGGTAATTAACCTttgttaccattttttttttaacaattggGAATATACGATGCCATGATTAATCTATGCTAAATATTCGTATAAATCTAATATGAGAAGAATAAtgtgaattaaaaattatatttaaaaatcttttatcaAGATATTTTGTGAACAATTTTAATGAGAAATTCTCAATGGATTAAATCTATTCACCAAACGGATCTAATCTTGAATAAGATGATGAAACAAGatgtttatttcaaattatatttttttaattaaatcagatAATAATATGGAAACAAACTCACTTGTTAATGAAAACAAATCTCTAACTAACAACAGTCATCTTCCCCTTGCGATAAtaagagtttttaaaaaaaaaacaattacgagaagttaattgatttaaaacttataattcaagaaaaaaaattaattttctaatctCTTTTGCATAAGTCAATAACCACCTAAAAGCCAGCCaatcaaattaaagattaaaaagctCAATTAAAACTATAACAGCCATAAATCTAATAGGCTGATGACACATCTGACCCCTTCACTCTTTTCATTCATGACAATAGTGTAGAAGCGCGGtccaaataggaaaaaaaataaaatttatttatttttatttaaaatttatttattattttaatatttgttattattataatatactcatatcaaaaataaattttttaaaaataaaaaatatatattatttttatatattttcaagtaaaaaacattttaaaaaataatatttaccatatttttaaatactcttctattttttaaatctaacaATGGTACTAGATAATTAGGAGTTGACTAACtcagttaaattttttttattttataaaaaataaatattattattttaataaaaaacatttaaaaaaaaagttttgacatGTTTTCTACGACACATCTTATCAACCtcaattttttaactatattataatgaattaattcttaccctattattattattattattattattattattattattgaaatccGAGTTAACCTAAACCCTGTATTATTTAGGTTACAAATTAATCTGTCGGATGAGTTCAGGCTAACTGTTTCAAAGTCATGACAGTGTACTGTTCACTCTACCACAAAACCGAGCCGCCGAGTTTTCTTAAGTTATCAACTCTTACGGTAACTAAAAGGTTTTTGACACGTTTTCGAACTTGATGATTATCGGCCGTGGTGACTCGGCAAGGAACCGAGTCAATAAACTCTGCAATCTTTATTCCAACAAAGAAAGAGCTTTGAATGATGACCCTTTATATATTCTTTATGCCTTTAAgggtttgcttttatttttttaatgatcctTTATaagagaacaaaattaaaaatataaaatcacatCTAAAATAGATAAAACCAGCTTGAGCAAGGTCTTGTAAGTTATCGAGTAAatctgataaattaaaaaaataacataaaaaaaaatgattttagattttaaaaaaatatttttatgtatattattCAGTAAAAACCTTAAATTCTTGATAAAAATCTTGATAGAAGGATAAATCCAATCAATTCTTGTTTGATTttacattttatattatttttgctcAAATAAAAGAGGGtagatttgaaaattttgatagaGATTAAAATTCttaagtttcttttttaaaaaatattaagaaaataaattaaagtatagagtaaaataaagataaaaatcattctctatcttttcttatttatcgttctatgtttttttttatctaatattaaaaaaaaacttagaacaGTTTCAAGGAAAGtggttttgcttttgtttttgttttgttagctCTCTCTCTGCCTTGTACCACACAGCATCTGCTGGTATTTTGTGGAGGAAACCAAACAGAAGGaaagggagagagaaagaaacaaaatttcgaaattattttcttttatttcctacTACATACAAAGTCTCGAATTTTCcaggactttttttttctcatgaaaattttcttctctccttgCAACGAGAAAgcaaaaaaccataaacaaaacaaaaccccgCGTTAGTTTCTGTTAGATACTTCGATTCTGTTTTGATCACCATCTTCAACTTGTCCACAAAATCCTATCTTTAGCGTAACCGAGACAGAACAGAAACcagaaggaaaaacaataaatttatttttgtgagcAATCGATTTTCAATCTTGTATTGATCAGATTTGgaaaaaagattgtttttttaattctgggTTTATCCCAAAGAtcgatttttgtttttttggtgatGAAAGTCTAATGAATGTTAACTTTCTGTTTCTGGGAATTGCCAAATTTGTATAGAAACTGATATAATCGGGTTCTTGATTCGGGTCATCGAGCTACAATGAAATCTGTGTCACTTGATTATTGGAGGAATTATTTCAGGACAGCAAGTTCTGATATTTTTGGTATCATTGATCATGCAATCTTGGTTGCAGCATCTGATTGTCCTAAAGAGTTTAAATTGCGTAGAGATCGAATTGCAGAGCGTTTGTTTTCTTGTAGATTGATAAAGTGTTCGGGCTGTAACCGGGTTGAGTTGGCGGTGCCGGGTCATGATGAAGGTGTGAGTGATGATGGAGGTTGCTGTAGCAAGAGAAGGGATGGTGATAATTCtggtggtgttggtggtggtgatgatgatgatgttgataTAGATATTGATGATGGTGGGTTTGAGTACGAGGGAGGTGGTAGTAAAGGGAGCAAGGTGAATAGTAGTAATAGAGATAATGATATTGATAATGGAGAAGTGAATGTGAATGATCAGTTGGTTTGTAATTTTAGTTATGGAGATGCTGAAGCTTTAACTGATGAGATTGAAGAGGTTTCTCAGACTGTTGATGAGGTTTTGAGAATCAAAGACATTCTTTATAACAGCCAAGATGAGGTATGTTATTATATCTAAACAgcatttgggtttttttagcttatttgGGTGAGTGGATTGTTAAATTATTTGGTTTTATGGATCCTTTAAAATGGGGTTTGgagattttttagaattgttgTTGTTTGGTTGGAGATTACTGAAACTTTGTTCTGTGTGTTTGAGTTTTCTGACGTCTGATTGGTGGTGCTTTGATTGTTCTTATGACAGTCTGATTCCGTGTTGCTTGAATCTTTGAGGAAGCTTCGACTGATGGCTTTGACCGTGGATACTCTTAAGGTTTGATTCGTTCTTTCTTTTAGTCTTTGAATTGGATTAATTTTGTCTGGCAGTACGAATTCTTTTACTCGAGTTTGAGTTTTTGTACTCATGGGGCTTGTCTTTCACCAGGCAACTGAGATTGGAAAGGCTGTCAATGTCCTCCGGAAGCATGGATCAAAGCAGATTCGATATCTTGCACGGACTCTAATAGAGTATGTGCTTGTTTCCTGTGTTGTACAACAGCTTCTTTGTGCCTTGATGGATAACaaagtagtagtagtagtagtttgTTGCTATGTGCTAAATAATTAGCAATTCGACCATGTCATAGGACTGCATCATATTCAACTTGGTTTATGAGGTGACTTTTCATTTCTGCTAGTTCTCCACCAGTTTTGCTGAACCGAGAATGAACTGCTGAGTTATTGCCACTTTTTTGAGATGCTAGCTCTGCCTAAATTAGTTTACTTCTTGTTGCTGGAGACATAGGGTATAGGTGCCATAAATGATGACATTGGACTTCATTCATGCACGTCATTTAGTTTATGATTCTTGAATGCTCTActgaattttatttgtttattttcagtTATATAACATTTAAATTCTCTTATGTGGTTGCAGAGACTGGAAAGTTTTAGTAGACGAGTGGTATAGTACTGCAAATGCTATAAGAGGTACCCATTTGTTTGCTAGCACTCTGTCATCGGTAGAGATGCTTTTACCATTCTTTCCAACCCAATTAAAAAACTCTCTCTGGCATCTGATTTTATGCTTGGATTTTTAGGTGATGAAGGTACTCCCGATTCTGTAAATCCCTCTgttgttgatgaagaagaagggCTTCCATCTCCTCCTTTGGATGAAGGAGCTTTCTTTGCTACTCAACCTACTTCAATGGAGCTCTCACAagtatgtttcttttttatcttgatttatgTTTACATTATAACTCGGGGTATTCTGTTTGGGGACTAACTGTTTGTACATTTTGTGTGTCCCTGTTGCTGCACTACATGAAGTTCTTTGATGGAATGGATGATGATGGAAGTGAGTTGAATTTGCTATCCTTTGTTCCTCTCTTTGAGAGCTTTCGGTATTCGGTTCTTTATTTGAATTCCCCACTTCTTAGATTCATGATTATGAATGGGGGATATTGTTTCAGATCCTCGAAACGGTGGGGAATTCATCAAGAACCGTGAAAGTGGACAGAGACCATCAGtggagaaacaaaattttgcaaaacagaAACAGCACACTCCTAATGGAGCAAATGTCCTTTCCAAGGACAACAAGAGTCAACAGATGAGGAGGCAAGAAGCTATTGTAAAGGCAAGCAAGCCTTCAAATGCCAATTCTGGACCTGGAAGACCTCTAATGCAAAATGTTGAGCAGAAGATGAATCAGGAACTGCAGTTAATTCGAAAAACAGATAAGATTACCAGCCAGAGAAAGCCTCCAACTGGCCAGCAAGATGTAAGTATAAAAGGAATTGCTGTAGTTTTTAATCTACCGCTCTAGTTTAATCTGACACTCTATTGTTCATCTAGAAATTGAAGAATTCAGATGAAGTTGATGTCCAGATGAAACTTGAAGCCACAAAAAGGAAACTCCAGGAGCGGTATCAACAAGCTGAGAATGGTTAGTGTCTTTGcatggagattttttttatgcatttctaCTTTAAATCTGAATCTGCATCATTGTTACTAGTAGTAATTTATTTAGATTGATTTTCAGTAATTTACAAAAAATCAGATATGAAATGTGGTGATGCATGAAACTGGTCCCAAGTTGTGCTTTTTGATATTATGAAGTAACTCAAGCATGCTCTTGTATAAATTTCTGTACAAATTCGAATATGCAGATGATCTCTAacagttgttttctttttttctccacaGCCAAGAGGCAAAGAACGATACAGGTAATGGAGCTGCATGATCTCCCTAAGCAGGGATATGTTCAGAAAAACCAACCCATTAGACCAGGGAACCAAAACCGGCATTGGGCACATGGAAGGCGGCAAACATTTTAAGTTTAGCGGAATGCACATTCATTGTCTTTCCAAGTATCTTCCATTCGGGAAGTCAGCGGTCATTGTCTTTCCAAGTATCTTCCATTTGGGAAGTCAGCGGAAGAACACGAATAACTCAGACTTGCTGTTGTTTGATCTACAAAGATAAACAATAAGAGATCTGTTGTCAATCATACTGAAGAGTGGCCATTCTTGATTGCAGGGAAACAAACTTTTGAAACTCTAATCTCATGCTTAACACATTCAGTTATAGAGACTGTAGGGGGTTGTTTTGTAATGCAGTCTGAATTCTTGACTTTGCACCAGGATGCATATCTGTAGAGAAAACTTTGATTTGCACCTGCCAACTTCAATTGACTGCTTCTCAACATTATACTTGCCCCCCTTTGTTGACCGCTTGAAAAaccattttttccctttaatctTAACTCACAATTAGACCTTCACACCATTGAAATTGTATACTTGAGTTTGCACAGAATAAGTGCATGTCATAAAGACCAACTGTAAACTACTTGAGGGCATTGTACAAGGTCAAATCTCCATGTTCTTGTAGGAATTGCACTTAAATGTAATCTGACTcaagcaaataacaataaaactgCTTGACTTTTTCAGCTTAATGATTCAAATTTCCCCTTTGTGATTAGCTCAACAGAAGAAAGCCGAGAAAATTGAGgggaaaaaagattaaaaaaagggtCAAATCCTTGAGTTTGAATGTTGGTTAGTTGCCTGGTGACCAGAAATTTAGCACCAATTCCAAGAACACCAAAATTCCTTGACAATGACTATTACATTACAGAgacaacatataaaaattgCTACATGTTAAATGTCTGAATGATTCCTGTCCAAAATCACTAAGCGCATGTGACAAGAGAAACATTGTCTTCTTCTatagttttcttaatttctaaagTATGACTGTTGTCTTGAAACCTTTTATTGAAGGAAAGACTCAAAACTTTTGAGCAGAGAGGTCTCAGCAATTCATCTTTGCAATTCGCAAAAGCTAAAGGTAATGAATGGTTGATTGCacagagaaaagaaagatatgGGAAAGGATGATTGTTGATAGGTAATGAGGCAACGATGGTCCCCATTTGAGCTCACATTATCCCACAGCACAGCATCTTGCTGCTAAAGAATATCCCCACTTTCTTCTCATCATGAAATCcctacctttcttttcttctatattttatatttttattcaccAAGAATCTGAACTTTCCCACAATTTTATCTGTAAAGAATATGTGATCATTTATTCTTCAAAGTATATAATTCTTCTGGTTGATATtttaagggatttttttttcttcatgaattgGCATTTGGTACTAAttttgatcaattaaaaaacagttGAGGAGGATGTATTTTGGGTTGTATTCACCATGATAGTGATGTTAAACTagaattaatgtaaaaataaaataaaattcaatgcaATGCATTTTGTTTGAGGACTATCCATGCCAATGTGACAAATGCATTGTATCTAAATGGTACTATAAATAGGTGAATGATTCCATGTTATTTAAgtgtatttattaaattttatttattgttgatttgtGTTAAAAATGAATGACATTTATTAAAGATATTAGgctctgtttgtttgctggaaagtaattttctcttggaaagtgaattccagcaaagtgaattattttctgatatttggtagtgtaatggaaaataagttggaaaacactttgcaatgtttggttatgtcatggaaaatgagctgaaaaataacttgttaatgttttattttctcaagtttattaaaataatgaggaacaaatcttataaattaaaaagttgaatgaggatgaaattgaaaaaaaatataatttcataaattatctcaaataaaataaataataatcaaattaatagagatcaaatctaaaaaataaaattaaaatgaaagatgaagaaattaaaataataataattaacatttcataaattatttcaaataaaataagtaaaaatcaaaagaatgaagaccaaatttgatagataaaaaaattcaataagaaaatgataagagaaaagcaaataacaattataaaaatgaggaccaaagttaatataaaacttaaattttagggaaaacactttcctagaaaccaaaccaaatttttcgttgaccggaaagtgttttccattgaccaatttttctaatggcaaacaaacacaggaaagtttggaaagtggtttcccgaaaaGTACTTttcaggaaacaaacatggccaaagagatgaaattgaaaaataaatatttaaaacaaaatatatatagctatcaaaagtttgaggaccaaaattgatataatcagcaaataatatgacatttctaaatttttcacaactttcagaaagtgttttccgtccaaattttccaggaaaacacttttctgtaaaccaagccaaatttttctttgactggaaagtgttttccgttgactaacttttctaatggaaaacaaacacaggaaaatttggaaagtggtttcccgaaaaccactttccggaaaacaaacatggccttaaacaagtgttattttatactataatatctttaatgtttataataaatcttgaaaaaaaggaaatattatGATTGATCGGAAGTATTAAATAACTTTTGGAATATTTTTGATAATGCGGAACAATgcgtttttataaaaatattaattgaaaatatattaaaa
The Populus nigra chromosome 3, ddPopNigr1.1, whole genome shotgun sequence genome window above contains:
- the LOC133689902 gene encoding probable mediator of RNA polymerase II transcription subunit 26b; the encoded protein is MKSVSLDYWRNYFRTASSDIFGIIDHAILVAASDCPKEFKLRRDRIAERLFSCRLIKCSGCNRVELAVPGHDEGVSDDGGCCSKRRDGDNSGGVGGGDDDDVDIDIDDGGFEYEGGGSKGSKVNSSNRDNDIDNGEVNVNDQLVCNFSYGDAEALTDEIEEVSQTVDEVLRIKDILYNSQDESDSVLLESLRKLRLMALTVDTLKATEIGKAVNVLRKHGSKQIRYLARTLIEDWKVLVDEWYSTANAIRGDEGTPDSVNPSVVDEEEGLPSPPLDEGAFFATQPTSMELSQFFDGMDDDGNPRNGGEFIKNRESGQRPSVEKQNFAKQKQHTPNGANVLSKDNKSQQMRRQEAIVKASKPSNANSGPGRPLMQNVEQKMNQELQLIRKTDKITSQRKPPTGQQDKLKNSDEVDVQMKLEATKRKLQERYQQAENAKRQRTIQVMELHDLPKQGYVQKNQPIRPGNQNRHWAHGRRQTF